The nucleotide window gaaaatgtgcaaattccacacagacagtcccccaaggTCAGAAtgttgttgagggataaatattggccatgatACTGGGGAAAACACTCCTCCTCTTCCTACGGAAAATGCTGTGGGATCTGTACACCTGAGAGATCAGACTGAGCCTTGATTTGATACCACGTCTGAGAACACCaccactgacagtgcggtactccctcagtactgtgtgGGTTTTCTGGTGAAGTAACCACTGGCAAATGCCAGGAGACAATCTCCCATCTCCCTTCTCACGTGAAGGTAGAGAAGAGTTTTTCTGAATATGGGTCTATAATTAAAGAATTAATTGGGGGTGGATGGCGCAGTGgcatgtggtaatgtcactggattagcaaCCCAAAGGCatgggctaatgctctgggaatttgggttcaaatcccactgcagcaacTGGTAGAATGTGAAATCTGGAACCCAAATCCAGCCTGCGTAACAGTGACCCTGAAACTTCCATCGATtggtgcaaaaacccatctgggaaggaaatctgccactcttTCTTCCCCTGTgtggcatacatgtgactccagaccctcagcaatgtgattgattcttaactgaTCTGAATTAGCCAAGGAAGCTgctccattcaagggcaattagggatgggcaacaaatgctggtccaatcagtgatccccacatcccatgaaacaaaaTCTATAGCTTTCGGTAATTGAAATTCACCCATTCATCGTCCAGATGGACAGATCCAGCACTTAGCAGCAAATCTTAATTCCATAACCTGTAAAGTTTTGGTTTGACTATTTTCCACAGAGTTCTGATTAGCTCCCTATTTCGTGACTCTTATTTTGAGTAAAGCCAACATCTAATTAAATGAAATAAACTGAGGAGCAAATTAATGGGATACTGCCTTAAGCAAAAAAAACAAGTCacaaaacttaaaacattaaaccaaaagGTGATGAAAGGGGTCGGTAAGGCCCCATGGTGACCATCGGGCAGGGAAGACCTCGACGGTGATGGTGGACACCGTATACTCCCTCTCCAGGACCGACCACGaatgcaaagtttatttattagtgtcacaagtaggcttacattaacactgcagtgaagttactgtgaaaatcccctagtcgccacactccggcacctgttcgggtacactgagggagaatttagcactgccaatgcacctaacctgcaagtctatggagtgtgggaggaaaccggagcacccggaggaaacccacggggagaatgtacagacaaaTAACAAGCtgagaatagaacccaggtccctggcactgtgaggcagcggtgccaaccactgtgctgccactgtaccgtagccacggtagaggggcctTATTTCTTTACTGAATCTGCAGTCCTTATTAACTGTTCAAGCCCCAAgaactggtttaaaaaaaaatagggtCCAATGTGGATATGGAACCCTTCATTATGTTGGATTTACAACGATTGAAATATTTCTGTCAGATTTGGGTTGATTTTGAACCTTCCTAAGTGAATGCAAGCAGATAAAAAAAATTGACAGTCTACACGGTGAAAGATTCATCAGTCAAGTTGCAAAAGCTAAGCAACTATTTTTAATCAAAGTGCCCTGGAGTTCTGTTCGACCGCTGACACCGAACGTTCACCATGCCATGACACCAAAACCCCCTTTTGTTCCTTACTCAATAACCGTATTCAGTCAAACAAAGAATAACTGTTAAAACATATTTAGTATGCTGATGCCTTGATGTTTTGTTACAGGCTGGAGCTGTGAATAGTATATGCACTGTTCTGCTCTCTCCATTTGCATGTGGTAATGGTATCAAAAAATTGGGTGAATATTCTGCTTGGGTTTAATTTGGAATGCCTGATTAAGAGAGATTCGAGCTTTTCCTTGACAAGAAGATAACTGCGGTAAAATGTGACTTGTTTCTCTGCGATTGAAATGATGGTGGAATGACTAAAAATTGTCCCCGTGAAACGCGGCATTGTTCTTGCATGTGTTTTGTATTCATTGCTGGTGCTTGTTATTTGCAGCAGAGGCAGATGTGAATCAGAACAATGGATCCTCCTCAAAGCCAAAGAAGATGGTAGCGACAGGCTCCAAGAACTTAGAGGACCCAAAGAATGCCTGGAAGTCGCCCAGCACAGCTGAGCCAGCTGTGCGCCCACACTTGGTCCGCCTCTTTTCTCGTGACGCGCCAGGACGTGAAGACAACACCTTCAAAGACCGCCCCTCGGAATCAGAAGACCTTCAGGCCATCCAAGAGGATAGCTCAGTTCCTGTGGCGGACACAGATTTGATGGAAGTGCAGAAACTATCCTCACAATCATCAGCTAAGAAGGGACAAGTTGCAAAACAAATGGCATCCGCAAGCACCTCAGACCACGCTAAAGCTGGAGGAGCCCACTCACGGCAAAGAGACTCGGGCCTACTCGACCAGCTGGGAAAGTTTTTTGGACAAGAAGGTTCCAGGAGAGTACCTGAGAAGGGCAAGGTGAGCTCTGAGGACTAAACAGGAGCTTAAGACCCTCAGAAGAGGGTTCTCCAAACTGTCGCAGTGTCAGCAAGAGTTGAAATGTCCAGGCACCCATTCTAGATGTTGATGGTCTTGTACctgctttaatttttaaaaagtagtttgTTTATAATGAAGAACccctgttttgtttttaaagtggCTCGTACTAGAATGTTGGCAGACTCATTAAGCTTGTGCGCtatgtctcccctcctcccccctgctTTGATTATTGAAAAAGGACAGTACATGTTTAATATGTAAATAGTGAAAAGGAGGGTTAAAGTAATGGGGGCTCTCAAAAATCTTTTGAGGAGCTTGCAGTTTCCTCACTAACTAATACATGAAATATTCTGACAATAGCTACTAAATTCATGATGCATCTCACAGTGCTGAGCAGTAAGATCAGACCCACAGTGAATCGTTCTCTGAATTCGTGGAAATGAATCTCTCGGAGACTCAGTGAATGATTTGCATTCCTCAAACCAGATCACCTGGTGTGAATTGGATTAGCGATAACTACAGTGGACAGGGTCTTGAGGTCCCTGTCTTTGAGGAGTGGACAATGTATCTCCCGTATGATGAGCCCTCCTTGGGAGAGGGCAGTGGAGTTTACGTGAACTTTTCCTTAGCCTAGTAACGGCTTAGGCAGACCCATTCCGATTAACAATCAGTCactgtaaattttaaaaatatatattttaagatTCTGTGGTTGCCGCAAACCTTTGTTAAAGCCAACTTTACATTAATTGGCATCGCTCTTACCTAAacgcacattttttaaaaaaaattggcccTCCCAAAATTTTCGAGATTCAACCGGTAATTCTCGACCTGTCTGTTTAGATGATTCCACGCCTTTGTTTCCTCTTTATTGCTGTTGCCTGCGATTATACCTCACTCACAATGTTGGATTCAAACAAAAGATTGCCCGCCAAAGCTTTTGCTTCGTGTCACTGGCTAAGATCGTTCCTGGCAGTCGACTCTTGTGCTTATTGGGGTCGCCCTCTTTGCAAATAAACCTTGACTCGGAGAAAGCGAACCCAGCCAATTGAAAGGAAGGAGCGTAGTGGGCTTTGCTTGTGTCTCAGGCATGAATTAATAAGTTAGGTACAGCCAAAATCATCATGAATATTGCGAATGTTTGTTGATTTCTTACTGCTAGGTTATGTATGGATTCAAGTAACAGTTATTCAGAACTCTATAAAGCAAACATGAATGTGTTGGTATTAGCTCTATAGAACAGAGTTACAAATAGCGATGCACTCTATCTTAACGGGATCTAAGGTGATAACCCTGGTGGCGTGAATACAGAATCCTGCTAGATCTCATTTTTTCTTAAGAAACCTGACTGCTTCTATTTCTGTACAATATGCAAATTGGTTTCTCCTTTGAATACAGCACGTCACATTGCAGCTTGTAAATAAGTGTGTTTGTAGATTTTTCTTGAAGCTGTCAGCTCCCCAGTCAGTCAGAGTGATCGAAACATGGTGTTGTGCTTTAATAATCCCTTGACTGGGTGGCCATCAGAGACATTGTGAATTGCTGTTGTACACAGCACAGATTGTAAATGCAGTGGGAGTTGCACTGGGTACCCTATACACCCATTATCGTGTGATATTCTCTCCATTCTACACAGTGATGGAGAAATAAAGATGCTACGATTTGAATTTTATTCTTGGTcggaagagaaaatctaaccagccCCTCATCTATAAATTACACACAGGGTGATTTAAAGATTAGACTAGAATtacctcgatgtggagatgccggcgttggactggggtgggcataataagaagtctcacaacatctggttaaagtccaacaagtttatatggcatcacgagctttggaagcactgctccttcattaggtgagtgggtctgtcactcccctgatgaaggagcagcgttccgaaagctcgtgattccaaataaacctgttggtctttaacctggtgtcgtgagacttcttactgtagaattGCCTCGCCATTGGTTTGGGAAAGCTTCTCCTGAACTACCCTTCAGTGTTGGATGCTATTGAAAAGTGGTCTGAGATGAAGAGGGCTGTTCAGACCTGCCGTGTGGTTATAGAGTAGTACCTTAGAATTCAGATGTGCCTTGTGCTCGAGTTCCTACCCTTTAGCTCAGCCAGGCTGAAATGCTGGGCACAGGACTCGCTGGCATTCTCGGTTAAAAGCATTTTGGACGGCTTGCCTGCCTCTCCTGTCCTTGTCAAcactttttttttcctctttaagATTGTGCCATCCCAACCCACTGCTGCAATTAAGCAACGACAGCCAGACACTCGCTCTTTGTGTGAGGTCTGCGCTGACATTAAACCTGATTGCatttgaatttgcagagaaacagattctTTGACGAGGAACAAAAGTGGCTGGGTGGTAATAAACGCCCACGCGCCCGAGGAATGACCCCGGTGAATTTTTCTCTCGCTCACACATGCAAAAACGGTTCAAACACGCTGCTGATAAATTTAAATTGATCGTTGCTGACACAGCGCTGCAACGGGTGCCATTTTGTTCAGGTAGTGAAGGCAGTGGGTGGGTGTATTGTAACTAGCGCAGGTTCATGTAAGTGGGATGCCTGATCACTTTAAATGGTCACAGAAACAGTCTTCTGTCAGCTATAGGAACAATAGACGTCTTTATCTTGTGTAGATTGAACAGGCTGACTGAGTCCCACGTTACTGTCTGTATCCAGCTCATGCAGATGAGTTGCAAAGTCAAAAACATTGT belongs to Mustelus asterias chromosome 7, sMusAst1.hap1.1, whole genome shotgun sequence and includes:
- the LOC144495960 gene encoding myelin basic protein-like isoform X2; its protein translation is MDPPEDNEVFAEADVNQNNGSSSKPKKMVATGSKNLEDPKNAWKSPSTAEPAVRPHLVRLFSRDAPGREDNTFKDRPSESEDLQAIQEDSSVPVADTDLMEVQKLSSQSSAKKGQVAKQMASASTSDHAKAGGAHSRQRDSGLLDQLGKFFGQEGSRRVPEKGKEPARSVLMAPTLHKAHQGAGRQTDDSAVVHFFKNMMSPKRAPVQQKGTDGQRPHYGASGSSKSKEAYRGRKDGSGTLSSFFKMGKKEGSPARR
- the LOC144495960 gene encoding myelin basic protein-like isoform X1; this encodes MGNLSGKHDGHHPVTDQGDKTVCEAETRSLTMDPPEDNEVFAEADVNQNNGSSSKPKKMVATGSKNLEDPKNAWKSPSTAEPAVRPHLVRLFSRDAPGREDNTFKDRPSESEDLQAIQEDSSVPVADTDLMEVQKLSSQSSAKKGQVAKQMASASTSDHAKAGGAHSRQRDSGLLDQLGKFFGQEGSRRVPEKGKEPARSVLMAPTLHKAHQGAGRQTDDSAVVHFFKNMMSPKRAPVQQKGTDGQRPHYGASGSSKSKEAYRGRKDGSGTLSSFFKMGKKEGSPARR